The following are from one region of the Streptomyces rubrogriseus genome:
- the aroQ gene encoding type II 3-dehydroquinate dehydratase, translating into MPRSLANAPIMILNGPNLNLLGQRQPEIYGSDTLADVEALCVKAAAAHGGTVDFRQSNHEGELVDWIHEARLNHCGIVINPAAYSHTSVAILDALNTCDGLPVVEVHISNIHQREPFRHHSYVSQRADGVVAGCGVQGYVFGVERIAALAGAGSARA; encoded by the coding sequence GTGCCCCGCAGCCTGGCCAACGCCCCGATCATGATCCTCAACGGCCCCAACCTGAACCTGCTCGGCCAGCGCCAGCCGGAGATCTACGGCTCCGACACCCTCGCCGACGTCGAGGCACTGTGCGTGAAGGCGGCGGCCGCGCACGGCGGCACGGTGGACTTCCGGCAGTCCAACCACGAGGGTGAACTGGTCGACTGGATCCACGAGGCCCGGCTGAACCACTGCGGCATCGTGATCAACCCCGCCGCCTACTCGCACACGTCCGTCGCCATCCTGGACGCGCTCAACACCTGCGACGGGCTGCCGGTGGTGGAGGTCCACATCTCCAACATCCACCAGCGAGAGCCGTTCCGGCACCACTCCTACGTCTCGCAGCGCGCCGACGGCGTCGTCGCGGGGTGCGGTGTGCAGGGGTACGTCTTCGGTGTGGAGCGGATCGCGGCCCTGGCCGGGGCGGGCTCGGCCAGGGCCTGA
- the uvrA gene encoding excinuclease ABC subunit UvrA — MADRLIVRGAREHNLKNVSLDLPRDSLIVFTGLSGSGKSSLAFDTIFAEGQRRYVESLSSYARQFLGQMDKPDVDFIEGLSPAVSIDQKSTSRNPRSTVGTITEVYDYLRLLFARIGKPHCPECGRPISRQSPQAIVDKVLELPEGSRFQVLSPLVRERKGEFVDLFADLQTKGYSRARVDGETVQLSNPPTLKKQEKHTIEVVVDRLTVKDSAKRRLTDSVETALGLSGGMVVLDFVDLPEDDPERERMYSEHLYCPYDDLSFEELEPRSFSFNSPFGACPDCSGIGTRMEVDPELIVPDEDKSLDEGAIHPWSHGHTKDYFGRLIGALADALGFRTDIPFAGLPLRARKALLYGHKTQVEVRYRNRYGRERRYTTAFEGAIPFVKRRHSEAESDASRERFEGYMREVPCPTCEGTRLKPLVLAVTVMGKSIAEVSAMSISDCADFLGELTLNARDKKIAERVLKEVNERLRFLVDVGLDYLSLNRAAGTLSGGEAQRIRLATQIGSGLVGVLYVLDEPSIGLHQRDNHRLIETLVRLRDMGNTLIVVEHDEDTIKVADWIVDIGPGAGEHGGKVVHSGSVKELLDNAESQTGLYLSGRKAIPLPDIRRPQDPSRRLTVHGARENNLQDIDVSFPLGVFTAVTGVSGSGKSTLVNDILYTHLARELNGARNVPGRHTRVDGDDLVDKVVHVDQSPIGRTPRSNPATYTGVFDHIRKLFAETTEAKVRGYLPGRFSFNVKGGRCENCAGDGTIKIEMNFLPDVYVPCEVCHGARYNRETLEVHYKGKSIADVLNMPIEEATDFFEAVPAISRHMKTLKDVGLGYVRLGQSATTLSGGEAQRVKLASELQRRSTGRTVYVLDEPTTGLHFEDISKLLTVLGGLVDKGNTVIVIEHNLDVIKTADWVVDMGPEGGAGGGLVVAEGTPEQVAGVPASHTGKFLRDVLGADRVSDAAPVTRPRKAAKTVATKAAAKKTATKTVTGTAAKKTTATKTAKTAKTAVKKAAKPAAKKATRTSKA, encoded by the coding sequence GTGGCCGACCGTCTCATCGTCCGTGGCGCGCGCGAGCACAACCTGAAGAACGTCTCGCTCGACCTGCCTCGTGACTCGCTCATCGTCTTCACGGGCCTGTCCGGGTCGGGCAAGTCCTCCCTGGCCTTCGACACCATCTTCGCCGAGGGCCAGCGGCGCTACGTGGAGTCCCTCTCCTCCTACGCCCGGCAGTTCCTCGGCCAGATGGACAAGCCGGACGTCGACTTCATCGAGGGCCTCTCCCCGGCGGTCTCCATCGACCAGAAGTCGACCTCGCGCAACCCGCGCTCCACGGTCGGCACCATCACCGAGGTCTACGACTACCTGCGCCTGCTCTTCGCCCGCATCGGCAAGCCGCACTGCCCCGAGTGCGGCCGGCCCATCTCGCGCCAGTCGCCGCAGGCCATCGTGGACAAGGTCCTGGAGCTGCCGGAGGGCAGCCGCTTCCAGGTGCTGTCGCCGCTGGTGCGCGAGCGCAAGGGCGAGTTCGTCGACCTCTTCGCCGACCTCCAGACCAAGGGCTACTCCCGCGCGCGGGTGGACGGCGAGACCGTCCAGCTGTCCAACCCGCCCACCCTGAAGAAGCAGGAGAAGCACACCATCGAGGTGGTCGTCGACCGCCTCACGGTGAAGGACTCCGCCAAGCGGCGCCTGACCGACTCCGTGGAGACCGCACTCGGCCTGTCCGGCGGCATGGTCGTGCTCGACTTCGTCGACCTCCCCGAGGACGACCCCGAGCGCGAGCGCATGTACTCGGAGCACCTCTACTGCCCGTACGACGACCTGTCCTTCGAGGAGCTGGAGCCCCGTTCCTTCTCCTTCAACTCGCCCTTCGGCGCCTGCCCCGACTGCTCCGGCATCGGCACGCGGATGGAGGTCGACCCGGAGCTGATCGTCCCCGACGAGGACAAGTCCCTCGACGAGGGCGCCATCCACCCCTGGTCGCACGGGCACACCAAGGACTACTTCGGCCGCCTGATCGGCGCCCTCGCCGACGCCCTCGGCTTCCGTACGGACATCCCCTTCGCGGGCCTGCCGCTGCGCGCCCGCAAGGCCCTGCTGTACGGGCACAAGACCCAGGTCGAGGTCCGCTACCGCAACCGGTACGGCCGCGAGCGCCGGTACACCACGGCCTTCGAGGGCGCGATCCCCTTCGTCAAGCGCCGGCACAGCGAGGCGGAGAGCGACGCCAGCCGCGAGCGCTTCGAGGGCTACATGCGCGAGGTGCCCTGCCCCACCTGTGAGGGCACCCGCCTCAAGCCCCTCGTCCTCGCGGTCACCGTCATGGGCAAGTCGATCGCCGAGGTCTCGGCGATGTCCATCAGCGACTGCGCGGACTTCCTGGGCGAGCTGACGCTCAACGCCCGCGACAAGAAGATCGCCGAGCGCGTGCTGAAGGAGGTCAACGAACGGCTGCGGTTCCTGGTCGACGTCGGCCTGGACTACCTCTCGCTGAACCGCGCGGCGGGCACCCTCTCCGGCGGCGAGGCCCAGCGCATCCGGCTGGCCACCCAGATCGGCTCCGGACTCGTCGGCGTGCTGTACGTCCTCGACGAGCCGTCCATCGGCCTGCACCAGCGCGACAACCACCGGCTGATCGAGACCCTCGTCCGGCTCCGGGACATGGGCAACACCCTGATCGTCGTCGAGCACGACGAGGACACCATCAAGGTCGCCGACTGGATCGTCGACATCGGCCCCGGCGCGGGCGAGCACGGCGGCAAGGTGGTGCACAGCGGCTCCGTCAAGGAGCTGCTCGACAACGCCGAGTCGCAGACCGGCCTGTACCTGTCCGGGCGCAAGGCCATCCCGCTGCCCGACATCAGGCGCCCGCAGGACCCCTCCCGGCGGCTCACCGTGCACGGCGCCCGGGAGAACAACCTCCAGGACATCGACGTGTCCTTCCCGCTGGGCGTCTTCACGGCCGTCACCGGCGTCTCGGGCTCCGGCAAGTCGACGCTGGTCAACGACATCCTGTACACCCACCTGGCCCGCGAACTGAACGGCGCGCGGAACGTCCCGGGCAGGCACACGCGCGTGGACGGCGACGACCTCGTCGACAAGGTCGTCCACGTCGACCAGTCGCCCATCGGCCGTACCCCGCGGTCGAACCCGGCGACGTACACCGGCGTCTTCGACCACATCCGCAAGCTGTTCGCGGAGACGACGGAGGCGAAGGTCCGGGGCTACCTGCCCGGCCGCTTCTCCTTCAACGTCAAGGGCGGCCGCTGCGAGAACTGCGCGGGCGACGGCACGATCAAGATCGAGATGAACTTCCTCCCGGACGTCTACGTCCCGTGCGAGGTCTGCCACGGCGCCCGGTACAACCGGGAGACCCTGGAGGTCCACTACAAGGGCAAGTCCATCGCCGACGTCCTGAACATGCCGATCGAGGAGGCGACCGACTTCTTCGAGGCGGTCCCCGCCATCTCCCGGCACATGAAGACCCTGAAGGACGTCGGCCTCGGCTACGTCCGGCTCGGCCAGTCCGCGACCACCCTGTCCGGCGGTGAGGCCCAGCGCGTCAAGCTGGCCAGCGAGCTGCAGCGCCGCTCCACCGGGCGCACGGTCTACGTCCTGGACGAGCCGACCACCGGTCTGCACTTCGAGGACATCAGCAAGCTGCTGACGGTCCTCGGCGGCCTGGTCGACAAGGGCAACACGGTCATCGTCATCGAGCACAACCTCGACGTGATCAAGACCGCCGACTGGGTCGTCGACATGGGCCCCGAGGGCGGCGCCGGTGGTGGCCTGGTGGTCGCCGAGGGCACGCCCGAGCAGGTCGCGGGCGTGCCCGCCAGCCACACCGGCAAGTTCCTGCGGGACGTCCTGGGCGCCGACCGGGTCAGCGACGCCGCCCCCGTGACCAGGCCGCGCAAGGCGGCGAAGACGGTCGCGACCAAGGCCGCCGCCAAGAAGACCGCCACGAAGACGGTCACGGGCACGGCGGCCAAGAAGACGACCGCCACCAAGACGGCCAAGACCGCCAAGACAGCGGTCAAGAAGGCCGCCAAGCCCGCCGCGAAGAAGGCCACGCGGACGAGCAAGGCCTGA
- a CDS encoding maleylpyruvate isomerase family mycothiol-dependent enzyme, translating to MIDHAHDLASVRAATDRLLTAVGKLDNASVTQSSRLPGWSRGHVLAHLARNADALVNVLEGGPMYVSGEARDADIERDAPRPLDAQLADVRESAARFQDVGAAPADWSRTVELRNGVTDSASRVPFRRWVEVELHHVDLGIGYELEDLPAEFTERETDFLAARFAGHPDVPSTRLTDGTRAWSTGREADAAEVTVTGPPADLLGWLAGRRAGSALTVEGGALPTLPPL from the coding sequence ATGATTGATCACGCTCATGACCTGGCGTCTGTACGTGCCGCGACCGATCGGCTGCTCACCGCGGTCGGGAAACTGGACAACGCGTCCGTGACGCAGTCGTCACGGCTTCCCGGCTGGAGTCGCGGTCATGTCCTCGCCCACCTCGCCCGCAACGCCGACGCCCTCGTGAACGTCCTCGAAGGAGGCCCCATGTACGTCTCGGGCGAGGCCAGGGACGCCGACATCGAGCGGGACGCCCCGCGCCCGCTCGACGCCCAGCTCGCGGACGTGCGCGAGAGCGCCGCCCGGTTCCAGGACGTCGGTGCCGCCCCCGCGGACTGGTCGCGCACGGTGGAGCTGCGCAACGGGGTCACGGACTCGGCCTCCAGGGTGCCGTTCCGCAGGTGGGTCGAGGTGGAGCTGCACCACGTGGACCTGGGCATCGGCTACGAGCTTGAGGACCTTCCGGCGGAGTTCACCGAGCGGGAGACCGACTTCCTCGCCGCTCGGTTCGCCGGTCACCCCGACGTACCGTCGACCCGGCTCACCGACGGCACGCGCGCGTGGAGCACGGGACGGGAGGCGGACGCCGCCGAGGTGACCGTCACCGGCCCCCCGGCCGACCTGCTCGGCTGGCTCGCCGGCCGCCGTGCGGGCTCCGCGCTCACGGTGGAGGGCGGCGCGCTGCCGACGCTGCCTCCGCTGTAG
- a CDS encoding carbohydrate kinase family protein — MIVVAGEALIDLVPQGTGALAALRPALGGGPYNTAVALGRLGSPVAFCSRVSYDGFGEALLDRLRETGVDVSPVQRGAEPTTLAVASLDADGSAAYSFYVDGTADRLFALPAALPSGTRAVSFGTCSLVLEPGASAYEELLRETAARGVFTALDPNIRAGLIPDPDAYRARFKSWLPSVSLLKLSAEDAEWLGGTPREWLAAGPAAVVVTRGGDGLTAFTRDGGEYTVPGERVEVVDTIGAGDTVNAALLHGLAARDALADADLAALSPDGWAGLLGFAARAAAVTCSRAGAEPPYAHEVAV; from the coding sequence GTGATCGTCGTCGCCGGTGAGGCACTGATCGACCTGGTACCGCAGGGCACGGGCGCCCTCGCCGCGCTGCGGCCCGCGCTCGGTGGCGGTCCGTACAACACGGCCGTCGCGCTGGGCCGCCTCGGCTCCCCCGTCGCGTTCTGCTCGCGGGTGTCGTACGACGGCTTCGGCGAGGCGCTGCTCGACCGGCTGCGCGAGACCGGCGTCGACGTCTCTCCGGTGCAGCGCGGGGCCGAGCCGACGACCCTCGCCGTGGCGTCGCTCGACGCGGACGGTTCGGCCGCGTACTCCTTCTACGTGGACGGGACGGCCGACCGGCTGTTCGCGCTGCCCGCCGCGCTGCCGTCTGGCACCCGGGCCGTCTCCTTCGGGACCTGTTCGCTGGTCCTGGAGCCGGGCGCGAGCGCGTACGAGGAACTGTTGCGCGAGACGGCCGCGCGGGGTGTGTTCACCGCGCTGGACCCGAACATCCGGGCCGGGCTGATCCCGGACCCCGACGCCTACCGGGCCCGGTTCAAGAGCTGGCTGCCGTCGGTGTCGCTGCTGAAGCTGTCCGCCGAGGATGCCGAGTGGCTCGGCGGCACGCCCCGGGAGTGGCTCGCCGCGGGACCGGCCGCGGTCGTGGTCACCCGGGGTGGCGACGGACTGACGGCGTTCACCCGGGACGGGGGCGAGTACACGGTGCCGGGCGAGCGTGTCGAGGTGGTGGACACCATCGGTGCGGGCGACACGGTGAACGCGGCACTCCTGCACGGCCTCGCGGCGCGGGACGCTCTTGCCGACGCGGACCTGGCCGCCCTGAGTCCGGACGGCTGGGCCGGGCTGCTGGGCTTCGCCGCCCGCGCCGCGGCGGTCACCTGTTCCCGCGCGGGCGCGGAACCGCCGTACGCGCACGAAGTCGCCGTCTGA
- a CDS encoding LacI family DNA-binding transcriptional regulator: MATMADVARSAGVSVATVSHVLNDTRPVLPHTRRAVLDAVEELGYTTNTLARSLVTSRTRSIGLAVSAISNPYFTEILQGVEATALEHGYGLLIADPHDDPAHEREVVRLLHERRVDGVIVAPSAEPRELVSYLTRHRVPAVFLDRIVDVPEGEDAPRFDQVGAEGAEPTTGLVGHLAGLGHRRIGLVAGRPGLSTTRERITGYRHGLAAAGLPFDERLLVHGDSEAAGGERATADLLSLAVPPTALVTANNAMTIGALRALRDRGLSVPGDLALCCFDDFTWADLFSPRLTAVAQPSRDIGAQAVRLLLDRLAEPDRPARTLRLPCTFVHRGSCGCVEQPGPLSEKSGHVAGRPEKPTPRPTKGPSRDRRRR, translated from the coding sequence GTGGCGACCATGGCCGATGTGGCGCGGAGTGCCGGGGTCTCGGTGGCGACCGTCTCGCACGTGCTCAACGACACCCGTCCGGTGCTGCCGCACACCCGCCGGGCGGTGCTGGACGCCGTCGAGGAACTGGGCTACACCACGAACACCCTCGCCCGCTCCCTGGTGACCTCCCGCACCCGCTCCATCGGGCTGGCGGTGTCGGCCATCAGCAACCCGTACTTCACGGAGATCCTCCAGGGCGTCGAGGCCACTGCCCTGGAACACGGATACGGCCTGCTCATCGCCGATCCGCACGACGACCCCGCGCACGAGCGCGAAGTCGTCCGGCTGCTGCACGAGCGACGCGTGGACGGCGTGATCGTCGCGCCCTCCGCCGAGCCCCGGGAACTCGTCTCCTACCTCACCCGCCACCGGGTGCCGGCCGTGTTCCTCGACCGGATCGTGGACGTACCGGAGGGCGAGGACGCCCCGCGCTTCGACCAGGTCGGTGCCGAGGGCGCCGAGCCGACGACCGGCCTGGTGGGCCATCTCGCCGGGCTGGGCCACCGCCGGATCGGCCTGGTCGCGGGCCGGCCCGGCCTCAGCACGACCCGCGAGCGGATCACCGGGTACCGGCACGGCCTCGCCGCCGCCGGGCTGCCCTTCGACGAGCGGCTGCTGGTCCACGGCGACTCCGAGGCGGCGGGCGGCGAACGGGCCACGGCGGACCTGCTGTCCCTGGCGGTGCCGCCCACCGCGCTGGTCACCGCCAACAACGCGATGACCATCGGTGCCCTGCGCGCCCTGCGGGACCGGGGCCTGTCGGTACCCGGTGACCTCGCCCTGTGCTGCTTCGACGACTTCACCTGGGCCGACCTCTTCTCCCCCCGGCTCACCGCGGTCGCCCAACCCAGCCGGGACATCGGGGCGCAGGCCGTCCGCCTGCTCCTCGACCGCCTGGCCGAGCCGGACCGGCCCGCGCGGACCCTGCGACTGCCCTGCACCTTCGTCCACCGCGGCTCGTGCGGCTGCGTCGAGCAGCCCGGACCGCTCTCCGAGAAGTCCGGGCACGTCGCCGGACGTCCGGAAAAGCCCACGCCAAGGCCCACGAAAGGACCCTCCCGTGATCGTCGTCGCCGGTGA
- a CDS encoding TerC/Alx family metal homeostasis membrane protein, with the protein MEVSVTLWVLTIVGLAALIAVDFFIGRKPHDVSIKEAGIWTGVWIALAGLFGLGLLLFSGGEPAGEFFAGFITEKSLSVDNLFVFVLIMAKFAVPSQYQQRVLLIGVLIALVLRAIFIAAGAAILASFAWVFYIFGAFLIYTAWKLIQEARADEEDEEFEENKLLKAAERRFGVADRYHGTKLWIEENGKRIMTPMLVVMLAIGTTDVLFALDSIPAIFGLTQDPYIVFTANAFALMGLRQLYFLIGGLLKKLVHLSYGLSVILGFIGVKLVLHALHESGVHVPEISIPVSLGVICSVLIVTTITSLRASKKQAAAEAAAAGGDDTRKDSVEA; encoded by the coding sequence GTGGAAGTTTCGGTGACCCTGTGGGTCCTGACCATCGTGGGCCTTGCCGCCCTCATCGCGGTCGATTTCTTCATCGGCCGCAAACCGCACGACGTATCGATCAAGGAAGCCGGTATCTGGACCGGCGTCTGGATCGCCCTGGCGGGCCTCTTCGGGCTCGGCCTGCTCCTGTTCAGCGGCGGTGAGCCCGCCGGCGAGTTCTTCGCGGGCTTCATCACCGAGAAGTCGCTGAGCGTGGACAACCTGTTCGTCTTCGTCCTGATCATGGCGAAGTTCGCGGTGCCCTCCCAGTACCAGCAGCGCGTCCTGCTCATCGGCGTGCTCATAGCCCTGGTGCTGAGGGCCATCTTCATCGCCGCGGGTGCCGCGATCCTCGCCAGCTTCGCCTGGGTCTTCTACATCTTCGGTGCCTTCCTCATCTACACCGCCTGGAAGCTCATCCAGGAGGCCAGGGCCGACGAGGAGGACGAGGAGTTCGAGGAGAACAAGCTCCTCAAGGCCGCCGAGCGACGCTTCGGTGTCGCCGACCGGTACCACGGCACCAAGCTGTGGATCGAGGAGAACGGCAAGCGGATCATGACCCCGATGCTGGTCGTGATGCTCGCGATCGGCACCACCGACGTGCTCTTCGCGCTCGACTCCATCCCGGCGATCTTCGGTCTGACGCAGGACCCGTACATCGTGTTCACGGCCAACGCGTTCGCGCTGATGGGTCTGCGACAGCTGTACTTCCTCATCGGCGGTCTGCTGAAGAAGCTGGTCCACCTGTCCTACGGCCTGTCCGTGATCCTGGGCTTCATCGGCGTCAAGCTGGTGCTGCACGCCCTGCACGAGTCCGGCGTCCACGTCCCCGAGATCAGCATTCCGGTCTCGCTCGGCGTGATCTGCTCCGTCCTGATCGTCACCACGATCACCAGCCTCCGCGCCTCGAAGAAGCAGGCCGCGGCGGAAGCGGCGGCCGCCGGGGGCGACGACACCCGCAAGGACAGCGTCGAGGCCTGA
- a CDS encoding MBL fold metallo-hydrolase, with amino-acid sequence MTYSGEVTVGGPADVHELKDLMITKVAVGPMNNNAYLLRCRATDEQLLIDAANDAHTLLGTIGDDGIASVVTTHRHGDHWQALAEVVAATGARTHAGRHDAEGIPVPTDVLVDDGDTIRVGQVELTARHIVGHTPGSVVLVYDDPHGHPHVFTGDCLFPGGVGNTFKDPDAFASLIHDVETKVFDTLPDETWVYPGHGNDTTLGAERPHLPEWRARGW; translated from the coding sequence ATGACGTACAGCGGAGAGGTGACGGTCGGCGGGCCCGCCGACGTGCACGAGCTCAAGGATCTGATGATCACCAAGGTCGCGGTCGGCCCGATGAACAACAACGCCTATCTGCTGCGCTGCCGGGCCACCGACGAGCAACTGCTGATCGACGCCGCCAACGACGCGCACACCCTGCTCGGCACGATCGGTGACGACGGCATCGCGTCCGTCGTCACCACGCACCGGCACGGAGACCACTGGCAGGCGCTCGCCGAGGTCGTCGCGGCCACCGGCGCCCGCACCCACGCCGGCCGGCACGACGCCGAGGGCATCCCGGTGCCGACCGACGTCCTGGTCGACGACGGCGACACCATCCGGGTGGGGCAGGTGGAACTCACCGCACGCCACATCGTCGGACACACACCGGGCTCCGTCGTCCTGGTCTACGACGACCCGCACGGGCATCCGCACGTGTTCACCGGGGACTGCCTGTTCCCGGGCGGCGTGGGCAACACCTTCAAGGACCCGGACGCCTTCGCGAGCCTCATCCACGACGTGGAGACCAAGGTCTTCGACACGCTCCCGGACGAGACGTGGGTCTATCCCGGGCACGGCAACGACACGACGCTCGGCGCGGAACGGCCGCACCTGCCGGAATGGCGGGCGCGCGGCTGGTGA
- a CDS encoding Rieske (2Fe-2S) protein — protein MPGRPAPSRRTVLRSAAATPVAGLGLAACSPGDDGAAPARPTAPVDLGADGDVAKGATKLFPDGNVVVSRAADGSLKAFSTVCTHAGCPIRKLEGTKLVCNCHGSEFDARTGEVLHAPATVPLVELPVSVEQGRIVASPGA, from the coding sequence ATGCCCGGCCGTCCCGCCCCGAGCCGCCGTACCGTCCTGCGTTCGGCGGCCGCCACGCCCGTCGCCGGGCTCGGCCTGGCCGCCTGCTCCCCGGGCGACGACGGTGCCGCGCCGGCCAGGCCGACCGCGCCCGTGGACCTCGGCGCGGACGGAGACGTGGCCAAGGGCGCGACGAAGCTCTTCCCGGACGGGAACGTGGTGGTCAGCCGGGCCGCGGACGGCTCCCTGAAGGCGTTCAGCACGGTGTGCACGCACGCGGGGTGCCCCATCAGGAAGCTGGAGGGGACCAAGCTCGTCTGCAACTGCCACGGCAGTGAGTTCGACGCCCGTACCGGCGAGGTGCTGCACGCCCCGGCGACCGTGCCGCTCGTCGAACTGCCGGTCTCGGTCGAGCAGGGCCGGATCGTCGCGAGCCCGGGGGCCTGA
- a CDS encoding calcium:cation antiporter: MVTGPRALLAQWTTVTPVIAVVLLAVTWGRSLPGVVVALLTIVLAASVLAAVHHAEVVAHRVGEPFGSLVLAIAVTVIEVALIVTLMVDGGDKSATLARDTVFAAVMITCNGVVGLSLLVASLRHGTAVFNPEGTGAALATVATLATLSLVLPTFTTSAPGPEFSTVQLTFAALSSLVLYGLFIATLTVRHRDYFLPITRQGEVITFEEHAHAPSSRTALTSLGMLGLALVGVVGLAKGVSPTIEDGVAAAGLHHAVVGVIIALLVLLPETIAAVRSARRDRVQTSLNLALGSAMASIGLTIPAVALASVWLTGPLVLGLSSIHMVLLALTVVVASLTVVPGRATPLQGGVHLVLFAAYLELAVNP, encoded by the coding sequence ATGGTCACCGGTCCCAGGGCGCTCCTCGCACAGTGGACGACCGTCACGCCCGTGATCGCGGTCGTACTGCTGGCCGTCACCTGGGGCCGCTCGCTGCCCGGCGTGGTCGTCGCGCTGCTCACGATCGTCCTGGCGGCCTCCGTCCTGGCCGCGGTGCACCATGCCGAGGTGGTCGCCCACCGGGTGGGCGAGCCCTTCGGCTCCCTGGTCCTCGCCATCGCGGTCACGGTCATCGAGGTCGCGCTCATCGTGACCCTGATGGTGGACGGCGGCGACAAGAGCGCGACCCTGGCCCGGGACACGGTCTTCGCGGCCGTCATGATCACCTGCAACGGCGTGGTCGGACTCAGCCTGCTGGTCGCCTCCCTGCGACACGGGACCGCGGTGTTCAACCCGGAGGGCACCGGCGCCGCCCTCGCGACGGTGGCGACCCTGGCCACCCTCAGCCTGGTGCTGCCGACCTTCACCACCAGCGCGCCCGGCCCGGAGTTCTCCACCGTGCAGCTGACCTTCGCGGCCCTGTCCTCGCTCGTCCTCTACGGCCTGTTCATCGCGACCCTGACCGTGCGGCACCGCGACTACTTCCTGCCGATCACCCGGCAGGGCGAAGTGATCACCTTCGAGGAGCACGCCCACGCACCGTCCTCCCGCACGGCTCTGACCAGCCTGGGGATGCTGGGCCTGGCACTGGTCGGGGTCGTCGGCCTCGCGAAGGGCGTGTCGCCGACCATCGAGGACGGGGTGGCGGCCGCCGGACTCCACCACGCCGTCGTCGGCGTCATCATCGCGCTGCTGGTCCTGCTCCCCGAGACCATCGCCGCGGTGCGTTCCGCGCGCCGCGACCGGGTCCAGACCAGTCTGAACCTGGCGCTCGGCTCCGCCATGGCCAGCATCGGCCTGACCATCCCCGCGGTGGCCCTGGCCTCGGTGTGGCTCACCGGGCCGCTGGTCCTCGGCCTCAGCTCCATCCACATGGTGCTGCTCGCCCTGACCGTGGTGGTGGCCTCGCTGACCGTCGTGCCGGGCCGGGCCACGCCCTTGCAGGGCGGTGTCCACCTGGTGCTGTTCGCGGCGTACCTGGAACTGGCCGTCAACCCGTAG